The genomic window TATGAGGACAGGAACTTCCAGGGTCGCTCCTATGAGACCAGCAGCGACTGCGCCGAGTTGACTTCTTTCCTGAGCCGTTGCAGCTCATGCCGGGTGGAGAGCGGTTGCTTCATGGTCTACGAGCGCTCGAATTTTATTGGCCACCAGATGCTGGTCCGTAGAGGAGAGTACCCCGACAACCAGCGCCTGATGGGAATCAGCATGAGTGATTGCATCCGTTCCTGCCGTATGATCCccatggtaaaaaaaatcaagttggTGTCTGTTATTTGCGCTTCCAACTGGGAAGCAAAATGTTTAGCCGCCAACCCTTCCCCCTAAGCTGTCTCCCTCATTTTGTAGCACCGAGGTCCATTCAGGATGAAGATATTTGAGAGAGAGAACTTTGGAGGTCAGGTGAACGAGCTGCTCGACGACTGCGAGAACATCCAGGACAGCCTGCGCATGTCCGAATGCCAGTCCGCCCAAGTGACGGAGGGCCACTGGCTGCTGTACGAGCAGCCCCACTTCAGGGGTAGAATGCTCTACCTGAGGCCCGGAGAATACAGGAGCATAAGAGAAATGGGGACGGGTTCAGTTGACATGAGGATTGCATCCATCAGACGCATCATGGAAACTTGTTAAGAGGCTTCTACTTTGAAAATGTCATAATTCATATCAATAAATGCTTCATAACTTATAATAGGACTGAATGTGTTTTACTAATTATTGCCATCAGATTgatcctgtgtgtgtgcgtgtgtgtaaaagACAATTGAGCTATTGCGGTTTAATCAAAATAGTGTATAGTCTATTaggaaaataatatattttgaaaaaaaaatgccaatatTAGTCCATTGTAAATGCATTCAGGTAGTACTAAT from Syngnathus scovelli strain Florida chromosome 8, RoL_Ssco_1.2, whole genome shotgun sequence includes these protein-coding regions:
- the LOC125973730 gene encoding gamma-crystallin M3-like isoform X2, encoding MGRIIFYEDRNFQGRSYETSSDCAELTSFLSRCSSCRVESGCFMVYERSNFIGHQMLVRRGEYPDNQRLMGISMSDCIRSCRMIPMHRGPFRMKIFERENFGGQVNELLDDCENIQDSLRMSECQSAQVTEGHWLLYEQPHFRGRMLYLRPGEYRSIREMGTGSVDMRIASIRRIMETC
- the LOC125973730 gene encoding gamma-crystallin M3-like isoform X1 — encoded protein: MFLQIIFYEDRNFQGRSYETSSDCAELTSFLSRCSSCRVESGCFMVYERSNFIGHQMLVRRGEYPDNQRLMGISMSDCIRSCRMIPMHRGPFRMKIFERENFGGQVNELLDDCENIQDSLRMSECQSAQVTEGHWLLYEQPHFRGRMLYLRPGEYRSIREMGTGSVDMRIASIRRIMETC